The sequence CACAAAAGCAGGATCAGATAGGGCCAGTAGCCAGCGACATGCTCCCAGTGCTCCCTGATAACGGCAAATACCAATATAGCGATCAGGGCAATAAGAGCCAGTGTGCCATTTTTCATGATTTTCCTCCTAATCATCCGGGTTTATTCCCAGGATAATACTCAGTTATCGAGATCGGTCCCTTTTAACCTAAGCGAGTTGGCGATCACACTTACGGATGACAACGCCATTGCTGCAGCGGCGATTATCGGGGAGAGCAATACACCATAAAATGGGTATAGCA comes from Yersinia canariae and encodes:
- a CDS encoding DUF2933 domain-containing protein: MKNGTLALIALIAILVFAVIREHWEHVAGYWPYLILLLCPLMHFFHGHGNGHSHQEKNPSDKK